The following are encoded together in the Drosophila sechellia strain sech25 chromosome 3R, ASM438219v1, whole genome shotgun sequence genome:
- the LOC6612618 gene encoding progestin and adipoQ receptor family member 4 isoform X1 → MDTAAAAAAAVAVDLKPDQQLLGSSTKARIGGGNTGCDCLGSTVETMSLTPPPTPPTRATDGQVEACGAPGIPSAPAETHSLNGMKGKEAPETATAIASTEPTQPDMPATSSTSSAKASTTPTSALLGSGSATSSLVPAAEHPPTAASSGPSSSASSSSSSSSSSGSDENVVQLLPWQDMPTYLQFNPYVLRGYRPLQTFKGCLLSLFYWHNETINILTHAIPIFYILAIVPGLMPWDSGYKFLSFCHVFGSVAPWCGSFVYHLFMNIEKGENVYYTLLKLDMVGIWVSQSFGALPLVTATTLCFPPVLKWLIIVSYCVLSLWGLYKALTASSPWQRRLCFALPFAMRSILTFLRIRGMVGGSHMALSHVYLQVKVDGVSILGGAIGAMRIPEKWFPGVVDYYLNSHNIMHVLVVVAVYSMHKATIKDFEWMSTQTCHTAANATEQALGHVEL, encoded by the exons ATGGacaccgctgccgccgccgccgctgcagtCGCCGTTGACCTGAAACCCGATCAACAGCTGCTGGGCAGCTCCACAAAGGCCAGGATTGGAGGAGGAAATACTGGATGCGACTGCCTGGGCAGCACCGTGGAGACCATGTCGCTGACTCCGCCACCCACGCCGCCTACACGCGCCACTGATGGCCAAGTGGAAGCGTGTGGAGCTCCAGGCATCCCAAGTGCTCCCGCTGAGACCCACTCCCTGAACGGAATGAAAGGCAAGGAGGCGCCGGAAACAGCAACCGCAATAGCATCCACTGAACCCACTCAGCCGGATATGCCCGCCACATCATCAACGTCTTCCGCCAAAGCTTCCACCACGCCAACGTCTGCCTTGCTGGGATCAGGATCAGCAACAAGTTCGCTAGTCCCTGCAGCGGAGCATCCACCAACTGCAGCTTCATCGGGGCCTAGTAGCAGTgccagcagctccagcagcagcagcagcagttccgGATCCGACGAGAATGTGGTCCAGCTGCTGCCCTGGCAGGACATGCCCACGTATCTACAGTTCAATCCCTACGTACTCCGTGGTTACAGACCACTGCAGACCTTCAAGGGATGCCTCCTCAGCCTGTTCTACTGGCACAACGAGACCATCAACATACTGACACATG CCATACCCATCTTCTACATCCTGGCCATCGTGCCCGGACTGATGCCCTGGGACAGTGGCTACAAGTTCCTGTCCTTCTGCCACGTCTTCGGATCGGTGGCTCCCTGGTGCGGCAGCTTCGTCTACCACCTGTTCATGAACATCGAGAAGGGCGAGAACGTCTACTACACGCTGCTCAAATTGGACATGGTCGGGATCTGGGTGAGCCAAAGCTTTG GTGCCCTGCCCCTGGTCACAGCCACCACTCTGTGCTTCCCCCCCGTGCTCAAGTGGCTCATCATTGTTTCCTACTGCGTGCTCTCGCTGTGGGGCCTCTACAAG GCTCTAACTGCCAGCTCACCCTGGCAGCGTCGCTTGTGCTTCGCCCTGCCCTTCGCCATGCGCTCGATCCTGACCTTCCTGCGCATCCGTGGAATGGTGGGCGGCAGTCACATGGCCCTTTCCCATGTCTACCTGCAG GTTAAAGTT GACGGCGTCTCCATACTGGGCGGTGCAATTGGAGCGATGCGAATCCCGGAGAAGTGGTTCCCCGGAGTGGTGGACTACTATCTGAACTCCCACAACATAATGCACGTGCTGGTCGTCGTGGCCGTTTACTCCATGCACAAG GCTACCATCAAGGACTTCGAGTGGATGTCGACGCAGACTTGCCACACCGCCGCCAACGCCACGGAGCAGGCTCTAGGTCACGTGGAGCTTTGA
- the LOC6612618 gene encoding progestin and adipoQ receptor family member 4 isoform X2 → MDTAAAAAAAVAVDLKPDQQLLGSSTKARIGGGNTGCDCLGSTVETMSLTPPPTPPTRATDGQVEACGAPGIPSAPAETHSLNGMKGKEAPETATAIASTEPTQPDMPATSSTSSAKASTTPTSALLGSGSATSSLVPAAEHPPTAASSGPSSSASSSSSSSSSSGSDENVVQLLPWQDMPTYLQFNPYVLRGYRPLQTFKGCLLSLFYWHNETINILTHAIPIFYILAIVPGLMPWDSGYKFLSFCHVFGSVAPWCGSFVYHLFMNIEKGENVYYTLLKLDMVGIWVSQSFGALPLVTATTLCFPPVLKWLIIVSYCVLSLWGLYKALTASSPWQRRLCFALPFAMRSILTFLRIRGMVGGSHMALSHVYLQDGVSILGGAIGAMRIPEKWFPGVVDYYLNSHNIMHVLVVVAVYSMHKATIKDFEWMSTQTCHTAANATEQALGHVEL, encoded by the exons ATGGacaccgctgccgccgccgccgctgcagtCGCCGTTGACCTGAAACCCGATCAACAGCTGCTGGGCAGCTCCACAAAGGCCAGGATTGGAGGAGGAAATACTGGATGCGACTGCCTGGGCAGCACCGTGGAGACCATGTCGCTGACTCCGCCACCCACGCCGCCTACACGCGCCACTGATGGCCAAGTGGAAGCGTGTGGAGCTCCAGGCATCCCAAGTGCTCCCGCTGAGACCCACTCCCTGAACGGAATGAAAGGCAAGGAGGCGCCGGAAACAGCAACCGCAATAGCATCCACTGAACCCACTCAGCCGGATATGCCCGCCACATCATCAACGTCTTCCGCCAAAGCTTCCACCACGCCAACGTCTGCCTTGCTGGGATCAGGATCAGCAACAAGTTCGCTAGTCCCTGCAGCGGAGCATCCACCAACTGCAGCTTCATCGGGGCCTAGTAGCAGTgccagcagctccagcagcagcagcagcagttccgGATCCGACGAGAATGTGGTCCAGCTGCTGCCCTGGCAGGACATGCCCACGTATCTACAGTTCAATCCCTACGTACTCCGTGGTTACAGACCACTGCAGACCTTCAAGGGATGCCTCCTCAGCCTGTTCTACTGGCACAACGAGACCATCAACATACTGACACATG CCATACCCATCTTCTACATCCTGGCCATCGTGCCCGGACTGATGCCCTGGGACAGTGGCTACAAGTTCCTGTCCTTCTGCCACGTCTTCGGATCGGTGGCTCCCTGGTGCGGCAGCTTCGTCTACCACCTGTTCATGAACATCGAGAAGGGCGAGAACGTCTACTACACGCTGCTCAAATTGGACATGGTCGGGATCTGGGTGAGCCAAAGCTTTG GTGCCCTGCCCCTGGTCACAGCCACCACTCTGTGCTTCCCCCCCGTGCTCAAGTGGCTCATCATTGTTTCCTACTGCGTGCTCTCGCTGTGGGGCCTCTACAAG GCTCTAACTGCCAGCTCACCCTGGCAGCGTCGCTTGTGCTTCGCCCTGCCCTTCGCCATGCGCTCGATCCTGACCTTCCTGCGCATCCGTGGAATGGTGGGCGGCAGTCACATGGCCCTTTCCCATGTCTACCTGCAG GACGGCGTCTCCATACTGGGCGGTGCAATTGGAGCGATGCGAATCCCGGAGAAGTGGTTCCCCGGAGTGGTGGACTACTATCTGAACTCCCACAACATAATGCACGTGCTGGTCGTCGTGGCCGTTTACTCCATGCACAAG GCTACCATCAAGGACTTCGAGTGGATGTCGACGCAGACTTGCCACACCGCCGCCAACGCCACGGAGCAGGCTCTAGGTCACGTGGAGCTTTGA
- the LOC6612619 gene encoding neprilysin-1 has protein sequence MERLPASACLIFVALAVGSSAIQGGVFKELTTPLGQQIMRIAKSAEMRSFMDTSVSPCDDFYGYACGNYATINAATSQKDTNIRQLMFANYLRRVGQVLNEPRISTDRPMEVRVKYFYESCLDTAALRTKQRSHLLSVLREFGGMPAVEGKSWDYVGFDAIEMMAQLLRRYGKLTLLGVYVVPDHLNSQIKRLQLGQRLDLAESDEFASLWKKYALKMRLRNLLGLTEELAGKTAEEIIELESELSRSAFDHRMNRDPRLMRHLTMLSNMSDAYGPILNVTRFVTSWLGTEYNLPVFESVPSYLFQVKKILLSTPNHVVANYMLSSLLTDFEITANEDQQKVICHERITELFPDVVDHMVYHSLEQQNPYIANEMRSLWVELKSSFQQMLSSPDIEWLEKQTREELLEKLNGMSFEIAGGQAVNFEEQYGDLVVSSADYYGNIQRLLEVKARILRTDLLRESRSVYYYHGVTDTPIYETETNLVVLPVSYMQHRYLWDEVYPAALKYGTLGFTLAHEMAHGFDDLNRLYDSRGNLNDNWSSQSKVGFELVKNCLADQFSGMRYGNLRLRRLKSQAESIADNVGIRIAQSAYWKWLDHVEMEETESLPHMTQSPDQLFFLSAAQFMCSDIYPERRANFGRNNFHPPYEARVFAMIINSPAFAEAFQCSNTTKMNPPNKCLMY, from the coding sequence ATGGAACGCCTCCCAGCTTCCGCCTGCCTAATCTTTGTCGCCTTGGCCGTCGGTTCATCGGCCATCCAGGGTGGAGTCTTCAAGGAGCTAACGACGCCCCTGGGTCAGCAGATCATGCGTATCGCCAAGTCGGCGGAGATGCGCTCCTTTATGGACACCTCTGTGAGTCCCTGCGACGATTTCTATGGCTATGCCTGTGGAAATTATGCCACAATAAATGCGGCAACATCGCAAAAAGACACCAATATCCGGCAGCTTATGTTTGCCAATTATCTGCGTCGGGTGGGGCAGGTGCTCAACGAGCCCCGGATAAGTACAGATCGACCGATGGAGGTGCGCGTGAAGTATTTCTACGAGTCCTGCCTGGACACAGCGGCATTGAGGACGAAACAGCGATCCCATCTGCTCAGTGTTCTAAGGGAGTTTGGCGGAATGCCGGCGGTGGAGGGCAAGTCCTGGGACTACGTCGGCTTCGACGCCATTGAGATGATGGCTCAGTTGCTCCGACGCTACGGAAAGTTGACTCTACTGGGCGTCTATGTGGTTCCGGATCACTTAAACTCCCAGATTAAACGCCTTCAGTTGGGCCAAAGGCTCGATCTCGCTGAGAGCGATGAGTTTGCCAGTCTGTGGAAGAAGTATGCGCTGAAGATGCGTCTGCGGAATCTCCTGGGTCTGACGGAGGAGCTAGCTGGAAAGACTGCTGAGGAGATAATAGAACTGGAATCGGAACTATCGCGCAGTGCTTTTGACCATAGAATGAACCGTGATCCGCGACTGATGCGCCATCTGACCATGCTGTCCAACATGAGCGATGCTTACGGACCGATTCTAAACGTGACTCGCTTTGTGACCTCCTGGTTGGGTACCGAATACAATCTTCCGGTTTTCGAATCAGTGCCTAGCTACCTTTTCCAGGTGAAGAAGATCCTGCTGAGCACCCCTAACCATGTGGTGGCCAACTATATGCTGTCCAGTCTGTTGACCGACTTTGAGATCACGGCGAATGAGGATCAACAGAAAGTAATCTGTCACGAGCGGATCACCGAGCTATTTCCCGATGTGGTGGACCATATGGTGTACCACTCATTAGAGCAGCAAAATCCCTACATAGCCAACGAGATGAGGAGTCTGTGGGTGGAGCTGAAGTCCTCCTTCCAGCAAATGCTCAGTTCCCCGGACATCGAATGGCTGGAGAAGCAGACGCGTGAGGAGTTACTAGAAAAACTCAATGGTATGTCCTTCGAGATAGCCGGCGGTCAGGCGGTCAACTTCGAGGAGCAGTACGGCGATCTGGTAGTCAGCTCCGCCGATTATTACGGCAATATCCAACGCCTGCTGGAGGTAAAGGCCAGAATTCTCCGAACTGATCTTTTGCGGGAGTCCAGAAGCGTATACTACTACCACGGTGTAACCGATACTCCTATCTACGAGACGGAAACAAATCTGGTGGTGCTACCGGTCAGTTATATGCAGCACCGCTATCTCTGGGACGAAGTTTATCCGGCTGCCCTTAAGTACGGCACTTTAGGTTTCACCCTGGCTCACGAGATGGCCCACGGTTTCGATGATCTGAATCGGCTCTACGACAGCAGGGGAAACCTCAACGACAACTGGAGCAGCCAGAGCAAGGTGGGGTTTGAGCTGGTCAAAAATTGCCTGGCGGACCAGTTTAGTGGGATGCGGTACGGCAACTTGCGATTGCGAAGATTGAAGTCGCAAGCTGAGAGTATAGCGGATAATGTGGGTATTCGCATTGCGCAGTCGGCGTACTGGAAATGGTTGGATCACGTAGAGATGGAGGAAACGGAATCCCTGCCGCACATGACGCAGTCGCCGGATCAGCTTTTCTTCCTCAGCGCAGCTCAGTTCATGTGCTCGGATATCTATCCAGAAAGACGAGCGAACTTCGGGCGAAACAATTTCCATCCGCCGTATGAGGCCAGGGTATTCGCCATGATTATCAACAGCCCAGCCTTCGCCGAGGCATTCCAGTGCAGCAACACGACCAAGATGAATCCCCCAAACAAGTGCCTGATGTATTGA
- the LOC6612620 gene encoding neprilysin-1 → MMTSRLLWLCLLVAIVPAMTKPSDAGNPFADDLTSDYAKKIIVQAKVAEMKTMMKPEVSPCDDFYTHACGNWHRHNPAQLLGDVMTDNFQLISKGFDRRLQRLLRANDLQSDLEKKMQRFYMSCNLVHRDDVHYKLALENVIGEYGALPAMVGAQWNSSDFSWWRTVAQIQHKYGKQIILGLEIMHDIRNTSVNRVYISQPDFKTINTRLTNLIEEVRTSMDLQQNFGLSPSVAKHTAEQLTELERTFSSGGSGAATLQESLSLYTVADLQEKYSDHLNFTEFLGLILGEENIPKSLYIYDEEYLDKALLTMRSTPLATQANYVLWKLLEDFLVDAKPKDMVKWCTESTKKYFGKLAEHAVYKRYRNPDVESEVHKIWDQIKGIFRHRLSGDKLDWISNATRTLAIEKLERMQLNINSYDEENFENVYGEVSIDRLNYVPNVQQLLIAKGIRFVARINQPADSVDATELLGFTPAYNIQENNITIPVALLQPRYFWGDQYPEALKYATLGYLLAHEMLHGFDDDGRQYDASGNLAPWWDLKSRYEFEERRKCFQAQYHEYQYGGKKLPESKDQSENIADSGGLKLAYAAYELWLGQQSEEVLQRETMEGLPFNSRQLFFLGYAQLLCDDVQFLFQPWVSQSDRHAPSKYRVIGPLSNFQEFPWVFNCSQSAPMDPEYKCAIY, encoded by the coding sequence ATGATGACGAGTCGGCTGTTGTGGCTCTGCCTTTTGGTGGCCATAGTTCCAGCTATGACCAAGCCATCGGATGCGGGTAATCCCTTTGCCGACGACTTGACTTCGGATTACGCGAAGAAAATCATCGTGCAAGCGAAAGTGGCCGAAATGAAGACAATGATGAAGCCAGAGGTCTCGCCCTGCGACGACTTCTACACCCATGCCTGTGGAAACTGGCATCGCCACAATCCCGCCCAGCTATTGGGCGACGTTATGACCGACAACTTTCAATTAATATCCAAGGGATTCGATCGACGCCTCCAGCGGCTGCTGCGCGCCAATGACTTGCAATCCGATCTGGAAAAGAAGATGCAGCGTTTCTACATGTCCTGCAATCTGGTGCACCGCGATGATGTGCACTACAAGTTGGCTCTGGAGAACGTCATCGGGGAGTACGGAGCACTCCCGGCCATGGTTGGGGCCCAGTGGAACTCCTCCGACTTCAGTTGGTGGCGAACAGTGGCCCAGATACAGCACAAATACGGAAAACAGATCATCCTAGGCCTGGAGATCATGCACGATATCCGGAACACATCGGTGAACCGCGTGTACATAAGTCAGCCAGATTTTAAGACGATTAACACACGCCTAACGAATCTAATAGAGGAGGTACGCACATCCATGGATCTGCAGCAAAATTTCGGTCTGAGTCCCAGCGTTGCAAAACACACGGCCGAGCAGCTCACTGAGTTGGAGAGAACTTTCTCGTCCGGTGGCTCTGGTGCAGCGACTCTGCAGGAATCACTCTCCCTCTATACGGTAGCCGATCTTCAAGAGAAGTACAGCGACCATCTGAATTTCACCGAATTCCTGGGCCTGATCCTCGGCGAGGAAAACATACCAAAGTCGTTGTACATCTACGACGAGGAGTACCTGGACAAAGCACTTCTTACCATGCGAAGCACACCGCTGGCCACACAGGCAAACTACGTTCTGTGGAAGCTGCTCGAGGACTTCCTGGTGGACGCCAAGCCCAAGGACATGGTTAAATGGTGCACCGAATCGACAAAGAAGTACTTCGGAAAGCTCGCCGAGCACGCAGTTTACAAGCGATATCGCAACCCGGACGTGGAGTCGGAAGTTCACAAGATCTGGGATCAGATCAAAGGAATCTTCAGGCATCGGCTTTCGGGAGACAAATTGGACTGGATATCCAATGCCACCAGGACGTTGGCCATCGAAAAGCTAGAACGTATGCAGCTGAACATCAACTCCTACGACGAGGAGAACTTTGAGAATGTGTATGGAGAGGTGTCCATCGATCGCCTCAATTACGTTCCAAATGTTCAGCAGCTGCTCATTGCAAAGGGCATCAGATTTGTGGCAAGGATTAATCAGCCGGCAGACTCCGTAGATGCCACAGAGCTACTCGGGTTTACTCCCGCCTACAACATTCAGGAGAACAACATCACGATCCCGGTGGCCCTGCTGCAGCCACGATATTTCTGGGGTGACCAGTATCCGGAGGCATTAAAGTACGCCACTCTGGGCTACCTCCTCGCCCACGAGATGCTACACGGCTTCGACGACGATGGAAGGCAGTACGATGCGTCTGGTAACCTGGCGCCCTGGTGGGACTTGAAATCCCGCTACGAGTTTGAGGAACGGCGCAAGTGCTTCCAGGCCCAGTATCACGAGTACCAATACGGTGGAAAAAAGCTGCCGGAGAGCAAGGATCAGTCGGAGAACATAGCGGATAGTGGAGGCCTAAAGTTGGCCTACGCCGCCTACGAGTTGTGGCTGGGTCAGCAATCCGAGGAGGTGCTTCAGCGAGAAACCATGGAGGGTCTGCCCTTCAACAGTCGCCAGCTTTTCTTCTTGGGATACGCACAATTGTTGTGTGACGACGTCCAGTTTCTGTTCCAGCCCTGGGTGAGTCAATCGGACAGGCACGCACCCAGCAAGTACCGGGTGATTGGACCACTGTCCAATTTCCAGGAGTTCCCCTGGGTCTTCAACTGCTCGCAATCGGCGCCCATGGATCCGGAGTACAAGTGCGCCATCTACTGA
- the LOC116801706 gene encoding neprilysin-4: MENFGIARALLQLLLLHLVGSGRGHLLTGQAAIDLRIQAREQLISQSNDSAYVQRLMRLSKSAEMRSYMEQDADACDNFYDYSCGNWPQINPANDAYPRETNFVQLLLKAYSHKQQRLMEQPANEETDEVAVLRLKEFYASCLLFRQAAEDLYRRQLQEIVAEFGRMPVLSLPGQEWPAEEFDWLDTVARIKRKYGFDILLLFQQSADHIYVGQPKQIRPEANRKGVAEDIANHLERHLGVDSKVAVTTAREITEFEQKIAAIMVDRRVGVMSKLYTPSDADYVDVANLTQYVETVLDRELEANESLYQHVPGYLMKLDELVTVTPPHVLANYVFNELLKHFYYERAESVVEQCVSRVRDLFAELLDHMLFKQYGDEGTLKEIDVVWQQLQRGFRGMLENSSANWLVPETREQLLEQLNTTSLVINGYAEVNFTQRYEELHLKPRDYLHNLRTILNHQSLRVKVKAQTSVTYDPVGKRVLLPVALLQPNFLWSRYYPKAVWYGSLGTLLAQQLAHSLEDASKWDAKSFAEYSKMKSCFKEQYGRLRFNGQYLPESDLQAENIADNLAIQVAYHAYRRLLDELDPSFLGSESLPQLNLGSRRLFFLSFAQLWCNDANEQFRDKQSLFLGTPNALRVLGALSNFRAFGRDFNCGSASRMTSPQKCQLFSVILD; the protein is encoded by the coding sequence ATGGAGAACTTTGGTATCGCACGTGCCCTGCTCCAGCTACTGCTGCTCCATCTGGTGGGAAGTGGTCGAGGTCACCTGCTAACTGGTCAGGCGGCCATTGACCTGCGCATCCAGGCGCGGGAGCAGCTGATTTCGCAGTCCAATGACAGCGCCTATGTCCAGCGACTGATGCGTCTGTCCAAGTCAGCCGAGATGCGGAGCTATATGGAGCAGGACGCGGATGCCTGCGACAACTTCTACGACTACAGCTGCGGAAATTGGCCCCAGATCAATCCGGCCAACGATGCCTATCCCCGGGAGACGAACTTcgtgcagctgctgctcaaGGCCTATAGTCACAAGCAGCAGCGACTGATGGAGCAGCCGGCGAACGAGGAAACGGATGAGGTGGCCGTGCTCCGACTGAAGGAGTTTTATGCCAGTTGCCTGCTCTTCCGACAGGCGGCGGAGGATCTCTACAGACGTCAGTTGCAGGAAATTGTGGCTGAATTCGGACGCATGCCCGTCCTAAGCCTCCCGGGTCAGGAGTGGCCAGCCGAGGAGTTTGATTGGCTGGACACGGTGGCGCGAATAAAGCGGAAGTACGGCTTTGACATCCTTTTGCTATTTCAGCAGTCGGCGGATCACATATACGTGGGACAGCCGAAGCAGATTCGTCCGGAGGCCAACAGAAAGGGCGTTGCAGAAGACATAGCCAATCATCTCGAACGTCACTTGGGTGTGGATTCCAAAGTGGCCGTAACAACAGCAAGGGAAATCACAGAGTTTGAGCAAAAGATTGCCGCCATTATGGTGGATCGCCGAGTTGGAGTGATGTCCAAATTGTACACTCCAAGTGACGCGGACTACGTTGATGTCGCTAATCTCACCCAGTACGTGGAAACTGTCCTTGACCGGGAGTTGGAAGCCAACGAGTCCCTATACCAGCATGTGCCTGGTTATCTAATGAAATTAGATGAGCTAGTGACGGTGACACCACCCCACGTACTGGCTAACTACGTCTTCAATGAGCTTTTAAAGCACTTCTACTACGAGCGAGCGGAGTCCGTTGTGGAGCAGTGCGTCAGCCGCGTCAGGGATCTCTTTGCCGAGCTCCTTGACCACATGTTGTTCAAGCAGTATGGAGATGAAGGTACCCTTAAGGAAATAGATGTAGTCTGGCAGCAGTTACAGCGCGGCTTTAGAGGTATGTTAGAAAACTCTTCAGCGAATTGGTTGGTTCCGGAGACGAGGGAACAACTACTAGAGCAGCTGAATACAACCAGTCTGGTGATCAATGGATATGCCGAAGTCAATTTCACGCAGCGATATGAGGAACTGCACCTGAAACCTAGGGATTATCTTCACAATCTGAGGACCATACTTAACCATCAGAGTTTGAGGGTCAAGGTGAAGGCTCAGACATCGGTCACCTATGATCCTGTGGGAAAGAGAGTCCTGCTACCAGTTGCTCTGCTCCAACCGAACTTCCTGTGGTCCCGCTACTATCCAAAAGCAGTGTGGTATGGCAGTCTGGGCACCTTGCTGGCTCAGCAGTTGGCACACAGCCTGGAAGATGCATCCAAGTGGGATGCCAAGTCCTTTGCTGAGTACTCCAAAATGAAGTCCTGTTTCAAAGAGCAGTACGGAAGACTGCGGTTCAATGGTCAGTACTTGCCGGAGAGCGATCTGCAGGCGGAGAACATAGCCGACAATCTGGCCATTCAGGTGGCCTACCACGCCTACCGAAGGCTTTTGGACGAGCTGGACCCATCCTTCTTGGGCTCCGAGTCTTTGCCACAACTCAACCTTGGCTCCCGAAGACTGTTCTTCCTCAGCTTTGCCCAGTTGTGGTGCAATGATGCCAATGAACAGTTCCGGGACAAGCAATCCCTGTTTCTTGGAACTCCCAATGCCCTCCGCGTGCTGGGAGCACTATCGAACTTTAGAGCCTTTGGACGGGACTTTAACTGCGGGAGCGCTAGCAGAATGACCTCTCCCCAGAAGTGTCAGCTCTTCTCCGTAATCCTGGATTAG
- the LOC6612621 gene encoding neprilysin-4 — protein MTMKLLCIWIAGHVVSALVIAAPTSEDVLNQDTPYMKELLRQAKAAEIESFMDQKADPCKDFYSFSCGNYKRINSALTMQIVKMLNTPNDTYDTPEDIQVKHFYESCLRIKELNLTYSEKLKGLIAEFGTMPLLEGSSWQEDDFDWLNTTARMAHRYGITSIIGVGVATDFANNQKNIIYINQQEFPLKRRSMYMDNETAIYRQNYQSNVQLILKEYLGVEVELARKAAKEMIDFEVDLAHGLVDKNEHLDLRDLLELLTVADLRERYAPTLDTDQLIFVSMGEKISDKIYEYNKRYQKNLVEVIERTPKSTVANYLFIRLIWEFIKKPSGLSEKPTEACVDFTKTYFAKNLDNMIYRRYKNEKSSREIDNMWHQLKSAFKETLLSSPALDWIEPSTRSLAIAKLEAMTLQVNNYAKENFTEDFADLNLQSTDCVENLRQVQMMQAKQMRQLFHQPAKPLEAGELLSYTPSNVLVENTIKVPVSLLQPFYIWSDVYPNAIMFGTLAYLIGHELIHGFDDSGRKFDEKGNSKDWWDEKSSSNFLKRRECFTKQYGRYVYDGIQLKESTAQSENIADNGGMRLAYTAYREWYENQLTIPNGAQDMIKETLPNLRYTAKQLFFISFAQTWCNDVHPKVKALQVSTDEHMPGKFRVIGTLSNFEEFSKEFNCHAGSAMNPIEKCKLY, from the exons ATGACGATGAAATTGCTCTGCATTTGGATTGCTGGTCACGTTGTCAGTGCCCTGGTTATAGCGGCCCCCACAAGCGAGGATGTGCTCAACCAGGACACGCCCTACATGAAGGAACTACTGCGTCAAGCCAAAGCGGCTGAGATCGAGAGCTTTATGGACCAGAAGGCGGATCCCTGCAAGGATTTCTACTCATTCTCCTGTGGCAACTACAAACGCATCAACTCGGCTTTGACTATGCAG ATCGTAAAGATGCTCAACACACCCAACGATACCTACGACACTCCGGAGGACATTCAGGTGAAGCATTTCTACGAGTCCTGTCTCCGGATCAAGGAGCTCAACTTGACGTACAGCGAAAAGCTTAAGGGGCTCATTGCTGAATTTGGAACGATGCCGCTGCTCGAAGGATCCTCCTGGCAGGAGGACGACTTCGACTGGCTGAATACTACTGCTCGCATGGCCCACCGATACGGAATAACGTCCATTATAGGCGTTGGAGTCGCCACGGACTTCGCCAATAACCAAAAAAACATTATCTACATAAACCAGCAGGAGTTCCCACTGAAGAGACGGTCCATGTATATGGACAACGAAACGGCCATCTACCGCCAAAATTATCAGAGTAATGTGCAGCTCATTTTGAAGGAATACTTAGGTGTTGAGGTCGAATTGGCAAGAAAAGCGGCCAAGGAAATGATTGACTTCGAGGTGGACTTGGCCCATGGACTGGTGGACAAAAACGAGCACCTGGACCTAAGGGACCTGCTGGAACTTCTGACTGTCGCTGATTTGCGTGAGAGATATGCCCCCACCCTGGACACAGACCAATTAATATTCGTGAGCATGGGAGAGAAGATTTCCGACAAGATCTACGAATACAACAAGCGTTATCAGAAAAATTTGGTCGAGGTGATCGAGCGTACGCCCAAGAGCACTGTAGCCAATTATTTATTCATTCGCCTGATCTGGGAGTTTATAAAAAAACCAAGTGGACTGTCGGAAAAGCCGACAGAGGCCTGTGTGGACTTCACCAAGACGTACTTCGCCAAGAATCTGGACAACATGATCTACCGCCGCTACAAAAACGAGAAATCCTCCAGAGAAATCGACAACATGTGGCATCAATTGAAGTCCGCCTTTAAGGAGACCTTGTTATCCAGTCCGGCTCTAGATTGGATCGAGCCATCCACTAGAAGTCTTGCCATCGCTAAGCTGGAGGCTATGACCCTGCAGGTCAACAACTACGCAAAGGAGAACTTTACCGAGGACTTTGCGGACCTAAATTTGCAAAGCACGGACTGCGTGGAGAATTTGCGACAGGTTCAGATGATGCAAGCAAAACAAATGCGCCAATTGTTTCACCAGCCGGCTAAACCACTGGAAGCGGGCGAACTTTTGAGCTATACCCCAAGCAACGTCCTGGTGGAGAACACTATCAAGGTTCCGGTTTCCCTCCTACAACCCTTCTACATTTGGTCCGATGTCTACCCCAATGCGATTATGTTCGGAACCCTAGCCTACCTAATTGGACACGAGCTGATCCACGGATTCGACGACAGCGGGCGGAAGTTCGACGAGAAGGGGAACTCGAAGGATTGGTGGGATGAGAAGTCCAGCAGCAACTTCCTGAAACGGAGGGAATGCTTCACCAAGCAGTACGGCAGGTATGTCTACGATGGCATTCAGCTGAAGGAGTCAACCGCGCAGTCGGAGAACATTGCGGACAACGGCGGAATGCGACTAGCCTACACCGCCTACCGGGAATGGTACGAAAACCAGCTGACAATTCCTAATGGGGCTCAGGATATGATCAAGGAGACCCTGCCCAATCTGCGATACACTGCCAAACAACTGTTCTTCATCAGCTTTGCTCAGACCTGGTGCAACGATGTACATCCCAAGGTGAAGGCCCTTCAGGTATCAACGGACGAGCACATGCCAGGAAAGTTCCGCGTTATTGGAACTTTATCTAACTTCGAGGAGTTCTCAAAGGAGTTCAACTGTCACGCCGGATCCGCCATGAATCCCATCGAGAAATGCAAACTTTACTAG